A genomic stretch from Patagioenas fasciata isolate bPatFas1 chromosome 10, bPatFas1.hap1, whole genome shotgun sequence includes:
- the MST1 gene encoding hepatocyte growth factor-like protein isoform X5 — protein sequence MTSSACEPRSWWRCPQTQRCPRTQRCCCRSGALRGSVPSAVLPALLAGLSTTTGRASCASCCPGPSTHPVSSCRKTTTMTCTKRKTTCGTALWPMAAATVAHGPRRRRVCAASTGKPQHPMTTGSCRPPATSWRKITAEIPTRTSGARGVTPSTPTSDTRAAASRSARMPPWLLAAVCMTCNGEDYRGTVDHTESGTECQRWDLQHPHKHPYHPDKYPDKGLDDNYCRNPDSSERPWCYTTDPRREREYCRIRICTEKRPRPLNVTTSCFRGKGEGYRGRVNVTVSGIPCQRWDAQTPHQHHFVPEKYPCKDLQENYCRNPDGSEAPWCFTAHPTIRIAFCFHIRRCSDELSTQECYHSHGERYHGRVSKTRQGITCQPWAAQAPHVPQISPVTHPEAHLEENYCRNPDNDSHGPWCYTMDPRTPFDYCAIKPCSSSAVPSVLENADVVAFEQCGRREERLQQKGRIVGGQPGNSPWTVSIRNRAGVHFCGGSLVQEQWVISTRQCFSSCDADLTGYKVQLGTLFKDPGPGDPDQQTIPIVRIVCGPSASQLVMLKLARPAVLNKRVALICLPPERYVVPASTVCEIAGWGETKGMGDNSVLNVAWLPVLAHDECNAALRGRLKESELCTAPLRAGVGACEGDYGGPLACLTADCWVLEGVITPSRVCARTDQPALFIRVSLFVDWIHKVMKMG from the exons ATGACTTCCAGCGCCTGCGAGCCACGGAGCTGGTGGCGGTGCCCGCAAACCCAGCGGTGCCCACGGAcccagcgctgctgctgccggagcggGGCTCTGCGGGGCAGTGTGCCCAGCGCTGTGCTGCCAGCCTTGCTTGCCG GGCTTTCCACTACAACCGGCAGagccagctgtgccagctgctgcCCTGGACCCAGCACTCACCCCGTATCCAGCTGCAGAAAAACAACCACTATGACTTGTACCAAAAGAAAG ACTACCTGCGGGACTGCATTGTGGCCGATGGCAGCAGCTACCGTGGCACACGGGCCACGACGGAGAAGGGTCTGCGCTGCCAGCACTGGCAAGCCACAACACCCCATGACCAcag gttcCTGCCGTCCCCCCGCAACCAGCTGGAGGAAAATTACTGCCGAAATCCCGACCAGGACAAGCGGGGCCCGTGGTGTTACACCGTCGACCCCAACATCCGACACCAGAGCTGCGGCATCAAGAAGTGCGAGGATG CCCCCCTGGCTGTTGGCAGCTGTCTGCATGACCTGCAATGGGGAGGACTACCGTGGCACCGTGGACCACACCGAGTCGGGGACCGAGTGCCAGCGCTGGGACCTGCAGCATCCGCACAAGCACCCCTACCACCCTGACAA GTACCCTGACAAGGGTCTGGATGACAACTACTGCCGCAACCCCGACAGCTCTGAGCGGCCCTGGTGCTACACCACTGACCCCAGACGGGAGCGCGAGTACTGCCGCATCCGCATCTGCA CAGAAAAACGCCCACGGCCCCTCAATGTCACCACCAGCTGCTTCAGGGGCAAGGGTGAAGGCTACCGAGGCCGGGTGAACGTCACCGTGTCGGGGATCCCCTGCCAGCGCTGGGATGCCCAGACCCCCCACCAGCACCACTTCGTGCCTGAGAAGTACCCATGCAA GGACCTGCAGGAGAACTACTGCCGCAACCCCGACGGCTCAGAGGCACCGTGGTGCTTCACTGCCCATCCCACCATCCGCATCGCCTTCTGCTTCCACATCCGCCGCTGCTCCGATGAGCTGAGCACTCAAG agtGCTACCACAGCCACGGTGAGCGCTACCACGGCCGCGTCAGCAAGACACGCCAGGGCATCACCTGCCAGCCGTGGGCTGCCCAGGCGCCCCACGTGCCCCA GATCTCGCCCGTCACCCACCCTGAGGCACACTTGGAGGAGAACTACTGCCGCAACCCTGATAACGACAGCCATGGCCCCTGGTGCTACACCATGGACCCTCGCACCCCCTTCGACTACTGTGCTATCAAGCCCTGCT CCAGCAGTGCAGTGCCCTCTGTCCTGGAGAATGCAG ATGTGGTGGCGTTCGAGCAGTGTGGCCGTCGGGAGGAGagactgcagcagaaagggcgcATTGTTGGTGGCCAGCCCGGCAACTCGCCCTGGACCGTCAGCATCCGCAACCG GGCTGGCGTGCACTTCTGCGGGGGGTCCCTGGTGCAGGAGCAGTGGGTGATCAGCACACGCCAGTGCTTCTCCTCCTG TGATGCCGACCTGACGGGCTACAAGGTGCAGCTGGGGACGCTCTTCAAGGACCCTGGCCCCGGGGACCCTGACCAGCAAACCATCCCCATTGTCCGTATTGTCTGTGGCCCCTCCGCGTCCCAGCTGGTGATGCTGAAGCTGGCAAG GCCAGCTGTTCTGAACAAGCGTGTGGCGCTGATCTGCCTGCCACCTGAGCGCTACGTTGTGCCCGCCAGCACTGTCTGTGAGATCGCTGGCTGGGGGGAAACCAAAG GCATGGGGGACAACAGCGTGCTGAACGTGGCGTGGTTGCCAGTGCTGGCCCACGATGAGTGCAATGCGGCACTGCGCGGGCGCCTAAAAGAGAGCGAGCTGTGCACCGCCCCACTGCGCGCCGGTGTGGGGGCCTGTGAG GGAGATTACGGGGGGCCACTGGCCTGCCTCACTGCTGACTGCTGGGTGCTGGAGGGGGTGATCACCCCCTCCCGCGTCTGTGCCCGCACCGACCAGCCCGCCCTCTTCATCCGCGTCTCCCTCTTTGTTGACTGGATCCACAAAGTGATGAAGATGGGCTGA
- the MST1 gene encoding hepatocyte growth factor-like protein isoform X1, giving the protein MGPVLRAAGVFPLCPQAELLPCCPGHRSPLNDFQRLRATELVAVPANPAVPTDPALLLPERGSAGQCAQRCAASLACRAFHYNRQSQLCQLLPWTQHSPRIQLQKNNHYDLYQKKDYLRDCIVADGSSYRGTRATTEKGLRCQHWQATTPHDHRFLPSPRNQLEENYCRNPDQDKRGPWCYTVDPNIRHQSCGIKKCEDAVCMTCNGEDYRGTVDHTESGTECQRWDLQHPHKHPYHPDKYPDKGLDDNYCRNPDSSERPWCYTTDPRREREYCRIRICTEKRPRPLNVTTSCFRGKGEGYRGRVNVTVSGIPCQRWDAQTPHQHHFVPEKYPCKDLQENYCRNPDGSEAPWCFTAHPTIRIAFCFHIRRCSDELSTQECYHSHGERYHGRVSKTRQGITCQPWAAQAPHVPQISPVTHPEAHLEENYCRNPDNDSHGPWCYTMDPRTPFDYCAIKPCSSSAVPSVLENADVVAFEQCGRREERLQQKGRIVGGQPGNSPWTVSIRNRAGVHFCGGSLVQEQWVISTRQCFSSCDADLTGYKVQLGTLFKDPGPGDPDQQTIPIVRIVCGPSASQLVMLKLARPAVLNKRVALICLPPERYVVPASTVCEIAGWGETKGMGDNSVLNVAWLPVLAHDECNAALRGRLKESELCTAPLRAGVGACEGDYGGPLACLTADCWVLEGVITPSRVCARTDQPALFIRVSLFVDWIHKVMKMG; this is encoded by the exons ATGGGTCCCGTGCTCCGTGCGGCCGGGGTgttcccattgtgtccccaggcTGAGCTCCTGCCGTGCTGCCCAGGCCACCGCTCGCCCCTCAATGACTTCCAGCGCCTGCGAGCCACGGAGCTGGTGGCGGTGCCCGCAAACCCAGCGGTGCCCACGGAcccagcgctgctgctgccggagcggGGCTCTGCGGGGCAGTGTGCCCAGCGCTGTGCTGCCAGCCTTGCTTGCCG GGCTTTCCACTACAACCGGCAGagccagctgtgccagctgctgcCCTGGACCCAGCACTCACCCCGTATCCAGCTGCAGAAAAACAACCACTATGACTTGTACCAAAAGAAAG ACTACCTGCGGGACTGCATTGTGGCCGATGGCAGCAGCTACCGTGGCACACGGGCCACGACGGAGAAGGGTCTGCGCTGCCAGCACTGGCAAGCCACAACACCCCATGACCAcag gttcCTGCCGTCCCCCCGCAACCAGCTGGAGGAAAATTACTGCCGAAATCCCGACCAGGACAAGCGGGGCCCGTGGTGTTACACCGTCGACCCCAACATCCGACACCAGAGCTGCGGCATCAAGAAGTGCGAGGATG CTGTCTGCATGACCTGCAATGGGGAGGACTACCGTGGCACCGTGGACCACACCGAGTCGGGGACCGAGTGCCAGCGCTGGGACCTGCAGCATCCGCACAAGCACCCCTACCACCCTGACAA GTACCCTGACAAGGGTCTGGATGACAACTACTGCCGCAACCCCGACAGCTCTGAGCGGCCCTGGTGCTACACCACTGACCCCAGACGGGAGCGCGAGTACTGCCGCATCCGCATCTGCA CAGAAAAACGCCCACGGCCCCTCAATGTCACCACCAGCTGCTTCAGGGGCAAGGGTGAAGGCTACCGAGGCCGGGTGAACGTCACCGTGTCGGGGATCCCCTGCCAGCGCTGGGATGCCCAGACCCCCCACCAGCACCACTTCGTGCCTGAGAAGTACCCATGCAA GGACCTGCAGGAGAACTACTGCCGCAACCCCGACGGCTCAGAGGCACCGTGGTGCTTCACTGCCCATCCCACCATCCGCATCGCCTTCTGCTTCCACATCCGCCGCTGCTCCGATGAGCTGAGCACTCAAG agtGCTACCACAGCCACGGTGAGCGCTACCACGGCCGCGTCAGCAAGACACGCCAGGGCATCACCTGCCAGCCGTGGGCTGCCCAGGCGCCCCACGTGCCCCA GATCTCGCCCGTCACCCACCCTGAGGCACACTTGGAGGAGAACTACTGCCGCAACCCTGATAACGACAGCCATGGCCCCTGGTGCTACACCATGGACCCTCGCACCCCCTTCGACTACTGTGCTATCAAGCCCTGCT CCAGCAGTGCAGTGCCCTCTGTCCTGGAGAATGCAG ATGTGGTGGCGTTCGAGCAGTGTGGCCGTCGGGAGGAGagactgcagcagaaagggcgcATTGTTGGTGGCCAGCCCGGCAACTCGCCCTGGACCGTCAGCATCCGCAACCG GGCTGGCGTGCACTTCTGCGGGGGGTCCCTGGTGCAGGAGCAGTGGGTGATCAGCACACGCCAGTGCTTCTCCTCCTG TGATGCCGACCTGACGGGCTACAAGGTGCAGCTGGGGACGCTCTTCAAGGACCCTGGCCCCGGGGACCCTGACCAGCAAACCATCCCCATTGTCCGTATTGTCTGTGGCCCCTCCGCGTCCCAGCTGGTGATGCTGAAGCTGGCAAG GCCAGCTGTTCTGAACAAGCGTGTGGCGCTGATCTGCCTGCCACCTGAGCGCTACGTTGTGCCCGCCAGCACTGTCTGTGAGATCGCTGGCTGGGGGGAAACCAAAG GCATGGGGGACAACAGCGTGCTGAACGTGGCGTGGTTGCCAGTGCTGGCCCACGATGAGTGCAATGCGGCACTGCGCGGGCGCCTAAAAGAGAGCGAGCTGTGCACCGCCCCACTGCGCGCCGGTGTGGGGGCCTGTGAG GGAGATTACGGGGGGCCACTGGCCTGCCTCACTGCTGACTGCTGGGTGCTGGAGGGGGTGATCACCCCCTCCCGCGTCTGTGCCCGCACCGACCAGCCCGCCCTCTTCATCCGCGTCTCCCTCTTTGTTGACTGGATCCACAAAGTGATGAAGATGGGCTGA
- the MST1 gene encoding hepatocyte growth factor-like protein isoform X3 has product MQPVLGVLLALAAALGSGHRSPLNDFQRLRATELVAVPANPAVPTDPALLLPERGSAGQCAQRCAASLACRAFHYNRQSQLCQLLPWTQHSPRIQLQKNNHYDLYQKKDYLRDCIVADGSSYRGTRATTEKGLRCQHWQATTPHDHRFLPSPRNQLEENYCRNPDQDKRGPWCYTVDPNIRHQSCGIKKCEDAVCMTCNGEDYRGTVDHTESGTECQRWDLQHPHKHPYHPDKYPDKGLDDNYCRNPDSSERPWCYTTDPRREREYCRIRICTEKRPRPLNVTTSCFRGKGEGYRGRVNVTVSGIPCQRWDAQTPHQHHFVPEKYPCKDLQENYCRNPDGSEAPWCFTAHPTIRIAFCFHIRRCSDELSTQECYHSHGERYHGRVSKTRQGITCQPWAAQAPHVPQISPVTHPEAHLEENYCRNPDNDSHGPWCYTMDPRTPFDYCAIKPCSSSAVPSVLENADVVAFEQCGRREERLQQKGRIVGGQPGNSPWTVSIRNRAGVHFCGGSLVQEQWVISTRQCFSSCDADLTGYKVQLGTLFKDPGPGDPDQQTIPIVRIVCGPSASQLVMLKLARPAVLNKRVALICLPPERYVVPASTVCEIAGWGETKGMGDNSVLNVAWLPVLAHDECNAALRGRLKESELCTAPLRAGVGACEGDYGGPLACLTADCWVLEGVITPSRVCARTDQPALFIRVSLFVDWIHKVMKMG; this is encoded by the exons ATGCAGCCTGTGCTGGGCGTCCTGCTCGCCCTGGCCGCGGCCCTGGGCTCAG GCCACCGCTCGCCCCTCAATGACTTCCAGCGCCTGCGAGCCACGGAGCTGGTGGCGGTGCCCGCAAACCCAGCGGTGCCCACGGAcccagcgctgctgctgccggagcggGGCTCTGCGGGGCAGTGTGCCCAGCGCTGTGCTGCCAGCCTTGCTTGCCG GGCTTTCCACTACAACCGGCAGagccagctgtgccagctgctgcCCTGGACCCAGCACTCACCCCGTATCCAGCTGCAGAAAAACAACCACTATGACTTGTACCAAAAGAAAG ACTACCTGCGGGACTGCATTGTGGCCGATGGCAGCAGCTACCGTGGCACACGGGCCACGACGGAGAAGGGTCTGCGCTGCCAGCACTGGCAAGCCACAACACCCCATGACCAcag gttcCTGCCGTCCCCCCGCAACCAGCTGGAGGAAAATTACTGCCGAAATCCCGACCAGGACAAGCGGGGCCCGTGGTGTTACACCGTCGACCCCAACATCCGACACCAGAGCTGCGGCATCAAGAAGTGCGAGGATG CTGTCTGCATGACCTGCAATGGGGAGGACTACCGTGGCACCGTGGACCACACCGAGTCGGGGACCGAGTGCCAGCGCTGGGACCTGCAGCATCCGCACAAGCACCCCTACCACCCTGACAA GTACCCTGACAAGGGTCTGGATGACAACTACTGCCGCAACCCCGACAGCTCTGAGCGGCCCTGGTGCTACACCACTGACCCCAGACGGGAGCGCGAGTACTGCCGCATCCGCATCTGCA CAGAAAAACGCCCACGGCCCCTCAATGTCACCACCAGCTGCTTCAGGGGCAAGGGTGAAGGCTACCGAGGCCGGGTGAACGTCACCGTGTCGGGGATCCCCTGCCAGCGCTGGGATGCCCAGACCCCCCACCAGCACCACTTCGTGCCTGAGAAGTACCCATGCAA GGACCTGCAGGAGAACTACTGCCGCAACCCCGACGGCTCAGAGGCACCGTGGTGCTTCACTGCCCATCCCACCATCCGCATCGCCTTCTGCTTCCACATCCGCCGCTGCTCCGATGAGCTGAGCACTCAAG agtGCTACCACAGCCACGGTGAGCGCTACCACGGCCGCGTCAGCAAGACACGCCAGGGCATCACCTGCCAGCCGTGGGCTGCCCAGGCGCCCCACGTGCCCCA GATCTCGCCCGTCACCCACCCTGAGGCACACTTGGAGGAGAACTACTGCCGCAACCCTGATAACGACAGCCATGGCCCCTGGTGCTACACCATGGACCCTCGCACCCCCTTCGACTACTGTGCTATCAAGCCCTGCT CCAGCAGTGCAGTGCCCTCTGTCCTGGAGAATGCAG ATGTGGTGGCGTTCGAGCAGTGTGGCCGTCGGGAGGAGagactgcagcagaaagggcgcATTGTTGGTGGCCAGCCCGGCAACTCGCCCTGGACCGTCAGCATCCGCAACCG GGCTGGCGTGCACTTCTGCGGGGGGTCCCTGGTGCAGGAGCAGTGGGTGATCAGCACACGCCAGTGCTTCTCCTCCTG TGATGCCGACCTGACGGGCTACAAGGTGCAGCTGGGGACGCTCTTCAAGGACCCTGGCCCCGGGGACCCTGACCAGCAAACCATCCCCATTGTCCGTATTGTCTGTGGCCCCTCCGCGTCCCAGCTGGTGATGCTGAAGCTGGCAAG GCCAGCTGTTCTGAACAAGCGTGTGGCGCTGATCTGCCTGCCACCTGAGCGCTACGTTGTGCCCGCCAGCACTGTCTGTGAGATCGCTGGCTGGGGGGAAACCAAAG GCATGGGGGACAACAGCGTGCTGAACGTGGCGTGGTTGCCAGTGCTGGCCCACGATGAGTGCAATGCGGCACTGCGCGGGCGCCTAAAAGAGAGCGAGCTGTGCACCGCCCCACTGCGCGCCGGTGTGGGGGCCTGTGAG GGAGATTACGGGGGGCCACTGGCCTGCCTCACTGCTGACTGCTGGGTGCTGGAGGGGGTGATCACCCCCTCCCGCGTCTGTGCCCGCACCGACCAGCCCGCCCTCTTCATCCGCGTCTCCCTCTTTGTTGACTGGATCCACAAAGTGATGAAGATGGGCTGA
- the MST1 gene encoding hepatocyte growth factor-like protein isoform X4 codes for MQPVLGVLLALAAALGSGHRSPLNDFQRLRATELVAVPANPAVPTDPALLLPERGSAGQCAQRCAASLACRAFHYNRQSQLCQLLPWTQHSPRIQLQKNNHYDLYQKKDYLRDCIVADGSSYRGTRATTEKGLRCQHWQATTPHDHRFLPSPRNQLEENYCRNPDQDKRGPWCYTVDPNIRHQSCGIKKCEDAVCMTCNGEDYRGTVDHTESGTECQRWDLQHPHKHPYHPDKYPDKGLDDNYCRNPDSSERPWCYTTDPRREREYCRIRICKKRPRPLNVTTSCFRGKGEGYRGRVNVTVSGIPCQRWDAQTPHQHHFVPEKYPCKDLQENYCRNPDGSEAPWCFTAHPTIRIAFCFHIRRCSDELSTQECYHSHGERYHGRVSKTRQGITCQPWAAQAPHVPQISPVTHPEAHLEENYCRNPDNDSHGPWCYTMDPRTPFDYCAIKPCSSSAVPSVLENADVVAFEQCGRREERLQQKGRIVGGQPGNSPWTVSIRNRAGVHFCGGSLVQEQWVISTRQCFSSCDADLTGYKVQLGTLFKDPGPGDPDQQTIPIVRIVCGPSASQLVMLKLARPAVLNKRVALICLPPERYVVPASTVCEIAGWGETKGMGDNSVLNVAWLPVLAHDECNAALRGRLKESELCTAPLRAGVGACEGDYGGPLACLTADCWVLEGVITPSRVCARTDQPALFIRVSLFVDWIHKVMKMG; via the exons ATGCAGCCTGTGCTGGGCGTCCTGCTCGCCCTGGCCGCGGCCCTGGGCTCAG GCCACCGCTCGCCCCTCAATGACTTCCAGCGCCTGCGAGCCACGGAGCTGGTGGCGGTGCCCGCAAACCCAGCGGTGCCCACGGAcccagcgctgctgctgccggagcggGGCTCTGCGGGGCAGTGTGCCCAGCGCTGTGCTGCCAGCCTTGCTTGCCG GGCTTTCCACTACAACCGGCAGagccagctgtgccagctgctgcCCTGGACCCAGCACTCACCCCGTATCCAGCTGCAGAAAAACAACCACTATGACTTGTACCAAAAGAAAG ACTACCTGCGGGACTGCATTGTGGCCGATGGCAGCAGCTACCGTGGCACACGGGCCACGACGGAGAAGGGTCTGCGCTGCCAGCACTGGCAAGCCACAACACCCCATGACCAcag gttcCTGCCGTCCCCCCGCAACCAGCTGGAGGAAAATTACTGCCGAAATCCCGACCAGGACAAGCGGGGCCCGTGGTGTTACACCGTCGACCCCAACATCCGACACCAGAGCTGCGGCATCAAGAAGTGCGAGGATG CTGTCTGCATGACCTGCAATGGGGAGGACTACCGTGGCACCGTGGACCACACCGAGTCGGGGACCGAGTGCCAGCGCTGGGACCTGCAGCATCCGCACAAGCACCCCTACCACCCTGACAA GTACCCTGACAAGGGTCTGGATGACAACTACTGCCGCAACCCCGACAGCTCTGAGCGGCCCTGGTGCTACACCACTGACCCCAGACGGGAGCGCGAGTACTGCCGCATCCGCATCTGCA AAAAACGCCCACGGCCCCTCAATGTCACCACCAGCTGCTTCAGGGGCAAGGGTGAAGGCTACCGAGGCCGGGTGAACGTCACCGTGTCGGGGATCCCCTGCCAGCGCTGGGATGCCCAGACCCCCCACCAGCACCACTTCGTGCCTGAGAAGTACCCATGCAA GGACCTGCAGGAGAACTACTGCCGCAACCCCGACGGCTCAGAGGCACCGTGGTGCTTCACTGCCCATCCCACCATCCGCATCGCCTTCTGCTTCCACATCCGCCGCTGCTCCGATGAGCTGAGCACTCAAG agtGCTACCACAGCCACGGTGAGCGCTACCACGGCCGCGTCAGCAAGACACGCCAGGGCATCACCTGCCAGCCGTGGGCTGCCCAGGCGCCCCACGTGCCCCA GATCTCGCCCGTCACCCACCCTGAGGCACACTTGGAGGAGAACTACTGCCGCAACCCTGATAACGACAGCCATGGCCCCTGGTGCTACACCATGGACCCTCGCACCCCCTTCGACTACTGTGCTATCAAGCCCTGCT CCAGCAGTGCAGTGCCCTCTGTCCTGGAGAATGCAG ATGTGGTGGCGTTCGAGCAGTGTGGCCGTCGGGAGGAGagactgcagcagaaagggcgcATTGTTGGTGGCCAGCCCGGCAACTCGCCCTGGACCGTCAGCATCCGCAACCG GGCTGGCGTGCACTTCTGCGGGGGGTCCCTGGTGCAGGAGCAGTGGGTGATCAGCACACGCCAGTGCTTCTCCTCCTG TGATGCCGACCTGACGGGCTACAAGGTGCAGCTGGGGACGCTCTTCAAGGACCCTGGCCCCGGGGACCCTGACCAGCAAACCATCCCCATTGTCCGTATTGTCTGTGGCCCCTCCGCGTCCCAGCTGGTGATGCTGAAGCTGGCAAG GCCAGCTGTTCTGAACAAGCGTGTGGCGCTGATCTGCCTGCCACCTGAGCGCTACGTTGTGCCCGCCAGCACTGTCTGTGAGATCGCTGGCTGGGGGGAAACCAAAG GCATGGGGGACAACAGCGTGCTGAACGTGGCGTGGTTGCCAGTGCTGGCCCACGATGAGTGCAATGCGGCACTGCGCGGGCGCCTAAAAGAGAGCGAGCTGTGCACCGCCCCACTGCGCGCCGGTGTGGGGGCCTGTGAG GGAGATTACGGGGGGCCACTGGCCTGCCTCACTGCTGACTGCTGGGTGCTGGAGGGGGTGATCACCCCCTCCCGCGTCTGTGCCCGCACCGACCAGCCCGCCCTCTTCATCCGCGTCTCCCTCTTTGTTGACTGGATCCACAAAGTGATGAAGATGGGCTGA
- the MST1 gene encoding hepatocyte growth factor-like protein isoform X2 translates to MGPVLRAAGVFPLCPQAELLPCCPGHRSPLNDFQRLRATELVAVPANPAVPTDPALLLPERGSAGQCAQRCAASLACRAFHYNRQSQLCQLLPWTQHSPRIQLQKNNHYDLYQKKDYLRDCIVADGSSYRGTRATTEKGLRCQHWQATTPHDHRFLPSPRNQLEENYCRNPDQDKRGPWCYTVDPNIRHQSCGIKKCEDAVCMTCNGEDYRGTVDHTESGTECQRWDLQHPHKHPYHPDKYPDKGLDDNYCRNPDSSERPWCYTTDPRREREYCRIRICKKRPRPLNVTTSCFRGKGEGYRGRVNVTVSGIPCQRWDAQTPHQHHFVPEKYPCKDLQENYCRNPDGSEAPWCFTAHPTIRIAFCFHIRRCSDELSTQECYHSHGERYHGRVSKTRQGITCQPWAAQAPHVPQISPVTHPEAHLEENYCRNPDNDSHGPWCYTMDPRTPFDYCAIKPCSSSAVPSVLENADVVAFEQCGRREERLQQKGRIVGGQPGNSPWTVSIRNRAGVHFCGGSLVQEQWVISTRQCFSSCDADLTGYKVQLGTLFKDPGPGDPDQQTIPIVRIVCGPSASQLVMLKLARPAVLNKRVALICLPPERYVVPASTVCEIAGWGETKGMGDNSVLNVAWLPVLAHDECNAALRGRLKESELCTAPLRAGVGACEGDYGGPLACLTADCWVLEGVITPSRVCARTDQPALFIRVSLFVDWIHKVMKMG, encoded by the exons ATGGGTCCCGTGCTCCGTGCGGCCGGGGTgttcccattgtgtccccaggcTGAGCTCCTGCCGTGCTGCCCAGGCCACCGCTCGCCCCTCAATGACTTCCAGCGCCTGCGAGCCACGGAGCTGGTGGCGGTGCCCGCAAACCCAGCGGTGCCCACGGAcccagcgctgctgctgccggagcggGGCTCTGCGGGGCAGTGTGCCCAGCGCTGTGCTGCCAGCCTTGCTTGCCG GGCTTTCCACTACAACCGGCAGagccagctgtgccagctgctgcCCTGGACCCAGCACTCACCCCGTATCCAGCTGCAGAAAAACAACCACTATGACTTGTACCAAAAGAAAG ACTACCTGCGGGACTGCATTGTGGCCGATGGCAGCAGCTACCGTGGCACACGGGCCACGACGGAGAAGGGTCTGCGCTGCCAGCACTGGCAAGCCACAACACCCCATGACCAcag gttcCTGCCGTCCCCCCGCAACCAGCTGGAGGAAAATTACTGCCGAAATCCCGACCAGGACAAGCGGGGCCCGTGGTGTTACACCGTCGACCCCAACATCCGACACCAGAGCTGCGGCATCAAGAAGTGCGAGGATG CTGTCTGCATGACCTGCAATGGGGAGGACTACCGTGGCACCGTGGACCACACCGAGTCGGGGACCGAGTGCCAGCGCTGGGACCTGCAGCATCCGCACAAGCACCCCTACCACCCTGACAA GTACCCTGACAAGGGTCTGGATGACAACTACTGCCGCAACCCCGACAGCTCTGAGCGGCCCTGGTGCTACACCACTGACCCCAGACGGGAGCGCGAGTACTGCCGCATCCGCATCTGCA AAAAACGCCCACGGCCCCTCAATGTCACCACCAGCTGCTTCAGGGGCAAGGGTGAAGGCTACCGAGGCCGGGTGAACGTCACCGTGTCGGGGATCCCCTGCCAGCGCTGGGATGCCCAGACCCCCCACCAGCACCACTTCGTGCCTGAGAAGTACCCATGCAA GGACCTGCAGGAGAACTACTGCCGCAACCCCGACGGCTCAGAGGCACCGTGGTGCTTCACTGCCCATCCCACCATCCGCATCGCCTTCTGCTTCCACATCCGCCGCTGCTCCGATGAGCTGAGCACTCAAG agtGCTACCACAGCCACGGTGAGCGCTACCACGGCCGCGTCAGCAAGACACGCCAGGGCATCACCTGCCAGCCGTGGGCTGCCCAGGCGCCCCACGTGCCCCA GATCTCGCCCGTCACCCACCCTGAGGCACACTTGGAGGAGAACTACTGCCGCAACCCTGATAACGACAGCCATGGCCCCTGGTGCTACACCATGGACCCTCGCACCCCCTTCGACTACTGTGCTATCAAGCCCTGCT CCAGCAGTGCAGTGCCCTCTGTCCTGGAGAATGCAG ATGTGGTGGCGTTCGAGCAGTGTGGCCGTCGGGAGGAGagactgcagcagaaagggcgcATTGTTGGTGGCCAGCCCGGCAACTCGCCCTGGACCGTCAGCATCCGCAACCG GGCTGGCGTGCACTTCTGCGGGGGGTCCCTGGTGCAGGAGCAGTGGGTGATCAGCACACGCCAGTGCTTCTCCTCCTG TGATGCCGACCTGACGGGCTACAAGGTGCAGCTGGGGACGCTCTTCAAGGACCCTGGCCCCGGGGACCCTGACCAGCAAACCATCCCCATTGTCCGTATTGTCTGTGGCCCCTCCGCGTCCCAGCTGGTGATGCTGAAGCTGGCAAG GCCAGCTGTTCTGAACAAGCGTGTGGCGCTGATCTGCCTGCCACCTGAGCGCTACGTTGTGCCCGCCAGCACTGTCTGTGAGATCGCTGGCTGGGGGGAAACCAAAG GCATGGGGGACAACAGCGTGCTGAACGTGGCGTGGTTGCCAGTGCTGGCCCACGATGAGTGCAATGCGGCACTGCGCGGGCGCCTAAAAGAGAGCGAGCTGTGCACCGCCCCACTGCGCGCCGGTGTGGGGGCCTGTGAG GGAGATTACGGGGGGCCACTGGCCTGCCTCACTGCTGACTGCTGGGTGCTGGAGGGGGTGATCACCCCCTCCCGCGTCTGTGCCCGCACCGACCAGCCCGCCCTCTTCATCCGCGTCTCCCTCTTTGTTGACTGGATCCACAAAGTGATGAAGATGGGCTGA